In Arachis hypogaea cultivar Tifrunner chromosome 2, arahy.Tifrunner.gnm2.J5K5, whole genome shotgun sequence, a genomic segment contains:
- the LOC140177151 gene encoding uncharacterized mitochondrial protein AtMg00810-like, which produces MVTKVQLKLQSIFKLKILGDLKFFLGLELAKSSQGISLTQRKYTLSLLDDTNLLDCKPATVPMDANLKLRAKEVDLIPDAFAYRRLIGRLMYLTISRPNITFAVTKLAQVMSDPRMPHLQAAHQVLRYLKNAPGHGILFLAAF; this is translated from the coding sequence ATGGTGACCAAAGTTCAATTAAAGCTGCAATCCatttttaaactcaaaatattggGGGACTTGAAATTCTTTTTAGGCCTGGAACTTGCCAAATCTTCTCAAGGGATTTCACTCACACAGCGCAAGTATACACTCTCTTTGCTCGATGACACCAACCTCTTAGACTGCAAGCCGGCAAcggttcctatggatgccaatctcAAATTAAGAGCTAAAGAAGTTGACCTAATCCCTGATGCTTTTGCGTATAGGAGGCTTATTGGTCGCCTCATGTACCTTACTATCTCCCGGCCAAACATCACCTTTGCTGTCACTAAACTGGCCCAAGTCATGTCTGATCCGCGGATGCCTCATTTACAAGCTGCTCACCAAGTATTAAGGTACCTTAAGAATGCACCAGGCCATGGGATTCTGTTTTTAGCTGCTTtctga